In Armatimonadota bacterium, a single genomic region encodes these proteins:
- a CDS encoding response regulator, translating to MAKRILITDDALFMRVTLKRILSDAGFEVVGEAANGVESVSLYNDLKPDLVTMDITMPEMDGIEALKAIRASDPNATIVMCSAMGQQNLMVEALQAGAKEFIVKPFQADKVLEVINRHAA from the coding sequence ATGGCTAAACGCATCTTAATCACAGACGACGCATTGTTCATGCGAGTCACTCTCAAGCGCATCCTATCGGATGCCGGATTTGAAGTCGTTGGAGAAGCAGCAAACGGAGTTGAGTCCGTTTCGCTTTACAACGATCTCAAACCAGACCTGGTCACCATGGACATCACCATGCCCGAGATGGACGGAATCGAGGCTCTGAAAGCCATCCGCGCTTCCGACCCAAACGCGACAATCGTGATGTGCTCTGCAATGGGCCAACAGAATTTAATGGTTGAAGCCCTTCAGGCGGGAGCTAAAGAGTTCATCGTCAAGCCCTTCCAGGCCGATAAGGTACTAGAAGTTATCAATCGACATGCTGCCTAG
- a CDS encoding acetyl-CoA carboxylase biotin carboxylase subunit: protein MLKKVLIANRGEIACRAIRACRELGIASVAIYSEADRESLHVKLADQAICVGAGSNGDSYLNLANVLMATQISGAEAVHPGYGYFSERANFAVALESLGVKFIGPPTGAIEAMGDKASAKKAAIEANCPVVPGSDGPVANDSEAIQVAEEIGYPVLLKAVAGGGGRGIRRVNNSEELSGLWKMATAEAQASFGSGEMLVEKFVLNPRHVEIQVFGDSYGNMVYLGERECSIQNLRHQKLVEEAPYADLPPEVRKSMGEAAVRVASSVGYQNAGTVEFLVDTDFNYYFLEMNTRLQVEHPVTEEITGIDLMQLMLRTTSGEKLPFTQADIKLKGHAIEARITAQDPDNDFSPSTGKITGWRAPMGRGVRMESHCYAGLTVTPFYDPLLAKLIVRGETRAEAVSKLQAALHEFEVEGIATNIPFLRRLAATPSYVAGNFDTGFVPKFLDGEAV, encoded by the coding sequence ATGCTGAAAAAGGTTCTCATTGCAAACCGTGGCGAAATTGCCTGCCGTGCTATCCGCGCCTGCCGCGAACTGGGTATCGCTTCAGTAGCGATTTACAGCGAGGCAGACCGCGAAAGCCTTCACGTCAAGCTTGCCGACCAAGCCATCTGCGTCGGTGCCGGAAGCAACGGAGACTCTTATCTCAACCTCGCAAACGTTCTGATGGCTACCCAAATCAGCGGGGCTGAAGCTGTTCACCCTGGCTACGGATACTTCTCCGAGAGGGCAAACTTCGCGGTTGCACTAGAATCACTTGGAGTTAAGTTCATCGGACCTCCAACCGGAGCAATCGAGGCCATGGGCGACAAAGCCAGTGCCAAAAAAGCGGCTATCGAAGCCAACTGTCCTGTCGTGCCCGGCTCCGACGGCCCTGTCGCAAACGACAGCGAAGCCATTCAAGTCGCCGAAGAAATCGGCTATCCAGTGCTATTGAAGGCTGTCGCGGGTGGCGGCGGTCGGGGCATCCGCCGCGTCAACAACTCCGAGGAACTCAGCGGGCTCTGGAAAATGGCGACCGCCGAAGCCCAAGCCTCCTTCGGCTCGGGTGAAATGCTGGTCGAAAAATTCGTTCTCAATCCCCGCCACGTCGAAATTCAGGTCTTCGGCGACAGCTATGGAAACATGGTCTACCTTGGAGAGCGAGAGTGCTCGATACAGAACCTGCGTCACCAGAAGCTCGTCGAAGAAGCCCCCTACGCCGACCTGCCTCCCGAGGTCCGAAAGAGCATGGGAGAGGCTGCTGTCAGGGTCGCAAGCAGCGTTGGATATCAAAATGCGGGAACAGTTGAGTTCCTTGTCGACACCGATTTCAACTACTACTTCTTGGAGATGAACACTCGCCTACAAGTTGAGCACCCCGTGACCGAAGAGATCACTGGAATCGACCTGATGCAACTCATGCTCCGCACCACCAGCGGCGAAAAGCTCCCTTTCACCCAAGCCGATATCAAGCTAAAAGGTCACGCGATCGAAGCTCGGATCACCGCCCAAGACCCCGACAACGACTTCTCGCCTTCTACCGGAAAAATCACTGGCTGGCGCGCGCCAATGGGTCGCGGAGTTCGTATGGAATCCCACTGTTACGCCGGACTGACGGTTACTCCTTTCTATGATCCCCTCCTCGCCAAACTCATCGTCCGAGGCGAAACCCGAGCAGAGGCAGTGAGCAAACTCCAAGCCGCGCTACATGAATTTGAAGTGGAGGGCATCGCCACGAATATCCCATTCCTGCGTCGGCTAGCGGCCACACCTTCCTATGTCGCGGGTAACTTCGACACGGGATTCGTGCCGAAGTTCCTCGACGGTGAGGCCGTTTGA
- the nusB gene encoding transcription antitermination factor NusB, with protein MSTPFSFRRVARECALRAIYTCELSQVSIDDALELTFDAFHDEEQLDDLTKGVDYPDATLDLVFRFARALAKGAWQHRVGLDRTISAAIPDYDYNRLASVDRNVMRLALHELHDYPYIPPAVTINEAVEMAKKYSTAESGKFVNGVLGTVLKQTLKANFDPKTAPADPDLGEAERIFRAPKVEPEEETIEADSEQGKLVNRFGWTIKQ; from the coding sequence TTGAGCACCCCCTTTAGCTTCCGCCGAGTCGCCCGCGAGTGCGCTCTTCGCGCAATCTACACTTGCGAGTTGTCGCAGGTCTCCATCGATGACGCCCTTGAACTGACGTTCGATGCATTTCATGACGAGGAACAGCTAGATGATCTCACAAAGGGCGTCGACTATCCCGACGCCACCCTCGACCTCGTATTCCGCTTCGCTCGAGCTTTAGCAAAGGGAGCTTGGCAACACCGTGTTGGCCTCGACCGGACCATCTCCGCAGCAATCCCTGACTACGATTACAATCGTCTTGCCTCGGTGGATCGAAATGTGATGCGCCTGGCTCTTCACGAACTTCACGACTACCCTTATATCCCGCCTGCGGTGACGATCAACGAAGCCGTCGAAATGGCGAAGAAGTACAGCACTGCCGAGAGCGGCAAATTCGTCAACGGCGTCCTCGGTACCGTGCTGAAGCAAACCCTCAAAGCCAACTTCGACCCAAAAACCGCCCCCGCTGACCCAGATCTAGGCGAAGCCGAGCGCATCTTCCGCGCCCCAAAAGTCGAGCCAGAAGAGGAAACCATCGAAGCCGATTCCGAACAAGGAAAGCTTGTCAA
- a CDS encoding protein-glutamate O-methyltransferase CheR, with the protein MQQPNEKQFQDFYRRFNAVAGINFNDYKQDQLTRRMLMLIDQRKLKSFEELCDLVLKDREAREWFLDRLAINVTEVFRNPEHWVQLEHFMRTDLLKAGKPLKVWSAGCSTGAEAYSLASILDVHAPRKPHRIVCTDIDAAAMQQAQEGVLFGTEFRDVPKEYQKYFSKTPRGAAVSDELKKYMTFQRHNLLADSYGTGYDLIVCRNVLIYFVDEAKEQIFRRFYGALRPGGYLFIGGSERIFNPKEIGYECPKPYFYQKPSEEKKWLNAS; encoded by the coding sequence GTGCAGCAGCCTAACGAAAAACAGTTTCAAGATTTCTACCGCCGCTTCAATGCGGTCGCAGGGATCAACTTCAACGACTACAAGCAAGATCAGTTGACCAGGCGAATGCTGATGTTGATCGATCAGCGCAAGCTCAAGAGCTTTGAAGAGCTTTGCGATTTAGTGCTCAAAGATCGAGAAGCAAGAGAATGGTTCCTGGATCGCCTGGCGATCAATGTCACCGAAGTGTTCCGCAATCCGGAACATTGGGTGCAACTGGAGCACTTCATGCGAACAGATTTGTTAAAAGCCGGAAAGCCGCTCAAGGTTTGGAGTGCCGGATGCTCGACGGGTGCGGAGGCTTACAGCCTTGCCTCGATCCTCGACGTTCATGCTCCCCGAAAGCCGCATCGCATTGTCTGCACGGACATCGATGCCGCGGCAATGCAACAAGCCCAGGAAGGGGTGTTGTTCGGCACAGAGTTTCGTGACGTTCCGAAGGAGTATCAAAAATACTTCAGCAAGACGCCACGGGGGGCCGCAGTCAGTGACGAGCTGAAGAAGTACATGACGTTTCAACGCCATAACCTTCTTGCCGACAGCTATGGCACGGGCTACGACCTTATTGTTTGTCGGAATGTTCTGATCTACTTTGTCGACGAGGCAAAAGAGCAGATTTTCCGACGATTCTACGGTGCGTTGCGACCTGGTGGATACCTCTTCATCGGGGGTAGCGAACGCATCTTCAATCCAAAGGAAATCGGCTACGAGTGTCCGAAACCGTATTTCTATCAGAAACCAAGCGAGGAGAAAAAATGGCTAAACGCATCTTAA
- a CDS encoding biotin/lipoyl-containing protein, whose protein sequence is MSAIDFELVRHALDVAVQSQMNEVELEVGAAKFSAVIEKKAAPKVAPSQTVETAAPAVVEIQPSSKPIKATSVGIFRTAKVPLIAGATVEKGDVIGTIFALGISSEVHSAIAGTISDILVEDGDPVEYGQPIMEILI, encoded by the coding sequence ATGTCCGCTATCGACTTCGAACTGGTCCGGCACGCACTAGATGTTGCTGTGCAAAGCCAGATGAATGAAGTAGAGCTTGAAGTCGGCGCTGCGAAATTTTCCGCAGTGATCGAGAAAAAAGCGGCACCTAAGGTTGCACCCTCGCAGACCGTCGAAACTGCTGCACCCGCTGTCGTAGAAATTCAACCTTCCAGCAAACCGATCAAGGCAACATCGGTAGGGATATTCAGAACGGCCAAGGTGCCTTTGATTGCAGGAGCAACCGTCGAGAAGGGCGATGTGATCGGAACGATCTTCGCGCTTGGAATCTCCTCCGAAGTCCACTCTGCTATTGCCGGAACGATCTCTGACATCCTTGTTGAAGACGGTGACCCCGTCGAATATGGTCAGCCGATCATGGAGATCCTTATATGA
- a CDS encoding chemotaxis protein CheC — MADNTISIVQAIENQNMRMSALNEIANIGTGHAARALASVCGRDFLISVPQVRPITFDRVHELIDNVDDTHAVIYMAVDGDFNGRMAFFLDWPSCQALWQMLIGSAPETADELTELEWSSVVEVGNIINGSFLSAFTDFTGLFSNATPPMLAVDSFGSILGSIAAEASEQAVALFIETKLWDDQEAVKGSFLLIPSQESVELLWDRLGLGMAA; from the coding sequence ATGGCGGATAACACGATCAGTATTGTTCAGGCAATTGAGAACCAGAACATGCGCATGAGCGCTCTCAATGAGATTGCCAATATTGGTACGGGGCACGCCGCACGCGCCCTTGCTTCGGTCTGCGGACGAGACTTCCTGATTTCTGTTCCACAGGTTCGCCCGATCACATTTGACCGAGTTCACGAGCTGATCGATAACGTTGACGACACTCACGCTGTGATCTACATGGCAGTGGACGGCGACTTCAATGGACGCATGGCATTTTTCCTCGACTGGCCAAGTTGTCAAGCACTGTGGCAAATGCTAATCGGCTCCGCACCAGAGACTGCCGATGAGCTCACGGAACTTGAATGGAGCTCCGTCGTTGAAGTCGGAAACATCATCAACGGGTCATTCCTTTCCGCATTTACAGATTTCACCGGATTGTTTAGCAACGCTACGCCACCGATGCTTGCGGTCGATTCATTCGGTTCGATCCTTGGCTCGATTGCCGCCGAGGCATCGGAGCAGGCAGTTGCCCTGTTTATCGAAACTAAGCTCTGGGATGACCAAGAGGCTGTCAAGGGCAGCTTCCTGCTCATCCCGAGTCAAGAGTCGGTCGAACTACTATGGGATCGCCTCGGCTTAGGGATGGCCGCGTAA
- a CDS encoding chemotaxis protein CheX has product MKVEFVAPFAEATSAVAEMMMGAKPTRGQLSAKPELFTALPVNILCGVNGDLEGLVMYSMSKDTALAIASLMMGAPSRVFDQLVASAISELGNMITGSSSSIFAGQGVICNITPPTLVRGNSIRISTFNTPTLVIPLIFEGVGQIEVNVSLRETKIALAAA; this is encoded by the coding sequence ATGAAAGTTGAATTTGTTGCGCCGTTCGCCGAGGCGACCTCGGCAGTGGCAGAAATGATGATGGGTGCGAAGCCGACCAGAGGTCAGCTATCCGCAAAACCAGAGTTGTTTACTGCGCTGCCGGTGAACATTCTCTGCGGAGTGAATGGCGATCTTGAAGGCCTGGTCATGTACAGCATGTCCAAAGACACTGCGCTTGCGATTGCGAGCTTGATGATGGGTGCGCCATCACGAGTTTTCGATCAGCTGGTTGCTTCGGCAATCTCCGAGCTTGGAAACATGATTACGGGCAGTAGCTCATCGATCTTTGCGGGCCAAGGAGTGATTTGCAATATCACACCTCCCACGCTGGTTCGAGGAAACAGTATCCGAATCTCGACCTTTAACACGCCGACGCTGGTCATTCCTCTCATCTTTGAGGGAGTGGGACAGATCGAAGTGAACGTTAGCCTTCGAGAAACGAAAATCGCTCTCGCCGCTGCCTAA
- a CDS encoding chemotaxis protein CheD, with translation MAYDPLSYVGGVAHVVLPDSTGRKDLDLPGRYMDLAIPALIKELINAGANRSRLKFVAVGGANVFKFGAGAASLNLSIGERNIQALHENLTKHNARLEADLIGGTQATSTQLCLGSGEVFVACGSREMNLLHKFGEGQHVRAA, from the coding sequence ATGGCATACGACCCACTAAGTTACGTTGGTGGAGTTGCACATGTCGTGCTGCCAGATAGCACTGGACGAAAGGACCTCGACCTTCCGGGGCGCTACATGGACTTGGCGATCCCTGCTTTGATCAAAGAGCTGATCAACGCCGGAGCGAATCGGAGTCGACTCAAGTTTGTCGCTGTAGGCGGCGCAAATGTCTTTAAGTTCGGCGCAGGAGCTGCTAGCTTGAATCTCAGCATTGGCGAGCGAAACATCCAAGCTCTGCACGAGAACCTGACCAAGCACAATGCCCGCCTTGAAGCCGATCTGATCGGCGGAACTCAGGCAACGTCCACGCAATTGTGCCTGGGGTCAGGGGAGGTATTCGTGGCATGTGGTTCTCGGGAGATGAACTTGCTACACAAGTTCGGGGAGGGTCAACATGTCCGCGCAGCTTAA
- a CDS encoding HDOD domain-containing protein: MPEVAFEVMRVADLADSSAIHVAATLARDPSLSVRILRLANSAFYGMAREVTSISDAVVVLGMRTVKSLSLVAASFPWLHKALNGKGISPTLLWNHSLTTAYLVRSMATKKEMQDAELPFCIGLLHDLGTVVFAVWKECQFESLVNRAEKEQRPLDEIEREVYGFDHAEVGAELCDVWNLPKVYGSAIRFHHQPSLPECPDPIADLIHVADFMVRERGINEGAFGQIYQLDQEAFERVGLTMDELNEMLDCAISQCDELQGVERRAA, translated from the coding sequence ATGCCAGAAGTTGCATTTGAGGTCATGCGAGTCGCAGACTTGGCGGACTCGAGTGCGATTCACGTTGCGGCAACTTTGGCTCGAGATCCAAGTCTCTCCGTGAGAATTCTTCGGCTCGCTAACTCGGCCTTCTACGGAATGGCTCGCGAAGTGACATCCATTTCCGACGCGGTGGTTGTACTCGGAATGCGTACAGTCAAGAGTTTGTCGCTTGTGGCAGCAAGCTTTCCTTGGTTACACAAGGCCTTGAACGGCAAAGGCATCAGCCCTACCCTGCTTTGGAACCACTCACTGACCACCGCATACCTTGTGCGGTCGATGGCGACCAAGAAGGAAATGCAAGACGCCGAATTGCCGTTCTGCATCGGACTGTTGCACGATCTTGGCACGGTTGTCTTTGCAGTGTGGAAGGAGTGTCAATTCGAGTCCCTCGTCAACCGAGCCGAGAAGGAGCAACGCCCCTTGGATGAGATTGAACGCGAGGTTTATGGGTTTGACCATGCCGAAGTCGGAGCCGAACTCTGCGACGTGTGGAATCTGCCGAAGGTTTACGGGAGCGCGATCCGTTTTCATCACCAGCCGAGCTTGCCTGAATGTCCAGATCCGATTGCTGATTTGATCCACGTCGCTGACTTTATGGTTAGGGAGCGAGGCATCAACGAAGGGGCGTTTGGTCAGATCTATCAATTAGATCAAGAGGCGTTTGAGCGGGTCGGATTGACGATGGACGAACTTAACGAGATGCTTGATTGTGCAATCTCTCAGTGCGATGAGTTGCAAGGTGTCGAGAGGAGAGCAGCATGA
- a CDS encoding chemotaxis response regulator protein-glutamate methylesterase, whose product MIKVLVVDDSIFMRRVICDAINKAGDMEVVGTAASGDEVLANVRLLKPDVITLDIEMPNKNGLIALQEVMREAPTPVVMCSTLTAVGTKATMTALEIGAIDFIAKPTQITAESMDQTFKELIPKVRTAAQAKMSNRAPLGSAPKLKAVESNKVLLIASSTGGPKALMTLFETLPKSMRVPCVIVQHMPVGFTKSLAHRLDGAGSFKVREAQDGDKLEPGVALLAQGGMHLEFASESSLKFNDAPDRLGVKPCADYLFESGAKYLGDRALGVIMTGMGRDGTAGAQAVKKAGGMILGESAETCTVYGMPRSAKEAGAVDGEFPAHELYMAIVAGLQGGRRAAA is encoded by the coding sequence ATGATCAAGGTCTTGGTTGTCGATGACTCAATCTTCATGCGCCGAGTGATTTGCGATGCTATCAACAAAGCCGGCGATATGGAGGTTGTGGGAACCGCGGCGAGTGGTGACGAAGTCCTTGCTAATGTTCGATTGCTGAAACCAGATGTCATTACGCTTGACATCGAAATGCCTAATAAGAACGGGTTGATTGCCCTGCAGGAAGTGATGCGGGAAGCCCCGACGCCGGTAGTCATGTGTTCGACGCTAACCGCCGTGGGCACAAAGGCAACGATGACTGCCCTTGAAATCGGTGCGATTGATTTCATTGCGAAGCCGACTCAAATCACCGCCGAGTCAATGGATCAGACCTTTAAGGAGTTGATCCCCAAGGTCCGCACCGCAGCACAGGCGAAGATGTCCAACCGGGCACCACTCGGTTCGGCACCGAAACTCAAGGCTGTTGAGTCGAACAAAGTCCTGCTGATTGCTTCCTCGACTGGCGGTCCAAAGGCGTTGATGACGCTGTTTGAAACGCTACCGAAGAGTATGCGAGTGCCATGTGTCATCGTTCAGCACATGCCTGTCGGGTTCACTAAGAGTCTGGCGCACCGGCTCGACGGGGCAGGTTCATTCAAGGTCCGCGAAGCCCAGGACGGAGACAAATTGGAACCGGGAGTCGCGCTGCTGGCGCAAGGCGGCATGCACTTGGAGTTTGCTTCAGAAAGCTCTCTCAAATTTAACGATGCTCCAGATCGGCTCGGCGTGAAGCCTTGCGCTGACTACCTGTTTGAATCTGGTGCAAAGTATTTGGGTGATCGGGCGCTCGGCGTGATCATGACCGGGATGGGACGGGATGGAACCGCCGGAGCCCAAGCAGTCAAGAAGGCGGGCGGCATGATTCTCGGAGAATCCGCCGAGACCTGCACCGTCTACGGGATGCCGCGCTCGGCTAAAGAAGCTGGAGCAGTAGACGGCGAGTTCCCTGCCCACGAGCTATACATGGCGATCGTGGCTGGACTACAGGGAGGAAGACGTGCAGCAGCCTAA